Proteins from a single region of Gossypium arboreum isolate Shixiya-1 chromosome 1, ASM2569848v2, whole genome shotgun sequence:
- the LOC108483438 gene encoding uncharacterized protein LOC108483438, with amino-acid sequence METDDTGRKMEDELGGNKRLSETPPDDDCCPICFGPFTVPCRSNCGHWYCGSCILQFWNYSSASKPCGCPMCTCMIVNLMPEASLEQQPQNQEVAEVLKSVRRYNLLFLGGARGFIQKVRELPFFVKRIFQGLMDPDTNDTYIAEIRLFAMLLSIIYRATPLDFIPTGGIGIGRVFDCSAIILILILRLVGIYRRRRLMQRKPKMAPTKNVRTISQEAFDELVKENIDDLGMDPAEALEDAIQTLSLQGVDLSGIVKCVPGEGGIKDHPAMQCLDKLNQLNADSKDKFGGQDLVQITALLNDLSELCISNKEDSGNAAIVAKNGGIELVCSICSKIPTESRHCLVSCFKAMASLLTDVQSTESFRASGGPKIVVGILSDGIRDFDILNSGFTVVAAAASGNEVVKQSFMDLQVDELILQVLSGQTQGSIQSLYDAIRVLLTSDDNRVVASEVYGYARRFAKIGIAKALVESLHGGPSSPSLVSASIALKAVAVNDEICKSIADAGGIDVLLKCVDDSGEQRNKTVARTCCSLLSKLAGSDSNKSAIVEKGGLDKLIKLSARFSDDPSVLQEVMAIISVLCLRSPDNATRAIEAGAGDLAIQAMQKFPAAQPMQRSSCLMIRNLVVRNPENRTLLLNNGIDKFICKAKENHESCKDAATDALRDLGLDNYNS; translated from the exons ATGGAAACTGATGATACAGGTAGAAAAATGGAGGACGAATTAGGAGGCAATAAGAGATTGAGTGAAACCCCTCCCGATGATGATTGTTGCCCAATTTGCTTTGGTCCCTTCACTGTTCCTTGTCGATCTAATTGCGGCCATTGGTATTGCG GAAGTTGTATTTTGCAATTCTGGAACTATTCCTCGGCGTCAAAGCCATGCGGGTGTCCCATGTGTACCTGCATGATTGTTAATTTGATGCCAGAGGCATCATTGGAACAACAACCACAGAACCAAGAAGTTGCCGAGGTGCTTAAAAGTGTACGGAGGTATAACCTCCTCTTTCTTGGAGGTGCACGTGGATTCATTCAG AAAGTGCGTGAGTTACCATTCTTCGTCAAGAGAATCTTCCAGGGATTGATGGATCCTGATACAAATGATACATATATTGCCGAGATACGCCTTTTTGCA ATGTTGCTAAGTATCATCTACAGAGCCACACCATTAGATTTTATTCCAACAG GGGGGATAGGAATCGGAAGGGTGTTTGATTGTTCAGCGATTATTCTCATACTCATCCTACGTCTGGTTGGTATCTATCGCAGACGACGACTTATGCAGCGT AAACCAAAGATGGCTCCGACGAAGAACGTCCGTACAATCTCACAAGAGGCCTTCGACGAGTTAGTGAAAGAGAACATAGATGACCTCGGGATGGATCCCGCCGAAGCCCTAGAAGACGCCATCCAAACACTCTCCCTTCAAGGCGTTGATCTTTCTG GGATCGTGAAGTGTGTTCCTGGAGAAGGCGGCATCAAGGACCACCCGGCGATGCAATGCTTGGATAAGCTGAATCAACTGAATGCCGATTCGAAGGATAAATTCGGCGGCCAAGATTTAGTCCAAATCACTGCGTTGCTTAATGACCTAAGTGAATTATGTATTTCTAATAAAGAAGATTCGGGGAATGCAGCAATTGTTGCTAAAAACGGCGGTATCGAATTGGTTTGTTCGATCTGTAGTAAAATTCCAACTGAATCAAGGCATTGTCTAGTTTCTTGTTTTAAGGCAATGGCATCATTGCTTACAG ATGTTCAAAGTACAGAGAGTTTTAGGGCAAGTGGAGGACCGAAGATTGTGGTTGGTATTCTTAGTGATGGGATTCGAGATTTCGATATTTTGAATTCGGGTTTCACTGTTGTTGCTGCGGCTGCAAGCGGTAATGAAGTTGTTAAACAATCGTTTATGGACTTACAAGTTGATGAGCTGATTCTACAAGTTTTGAGTGGACAAACTCAGGGAAGCATTCAAAGTTTGTATGATGCTATACGTGTTCTATTAACCTCCGATGATAATCGGGTTGTTGCTTCCGAA GTTTATGGTTATGCACGAAGATTTGCAAAAATTGGAATTGCAAAAGCTCTTGTGGAATCTCTTCATGGGGGGCCTAGTTCACCTAGTCTTGTTTCCGCTAGCATAGCACTAAAAGCCGTTGCTGTCAAT GATGAAATATGTAAGTCCATTGCCGATGCTGGTGGTATCGATGTGCTTCTTAAGTGTGTTGATGATAGTGGTGAACAACGCAACAAAACTGTAGCTAGAACTTGTTGTTCATTGTTATCCAAG TTGGCAGGAAGTGACTCAAATAAGAGTGCTATAGTCGAAAAAGGAGGTTTGGACAAGCTGATCAAATTATCGGCTAGATTTTCTGATGATCCATCTGTGCTGCAAGAG GTCATGGCCATCATTTCTGTACTCTGCTTGAGATCACCCGACAATGCAACTCGTGCCATTGAAGCTGGAGCAGGTGATCTTGCTATTCAAGCCATGCAGAAGTTCCCTGCTGCTCAGCCGATGCAAAGAAGTTCCTGTCTCATGATACGGAATCTTGTTGTCAGGAACCCGGAAAACAG AACCCTTCTGCTGAATAACGGTATCGACAAGTTTATCTGTAAGGCAAAGGAAAATCATGAAAGCTGCAAAGATGCTGCCACCGATGCGCTAAGAGATTTGGGG